The following coding sequences lie in one Lepidochelys kempii isolate rLepKem1 chromosome 18, rLepKem1.hap2, whole genome shotgun sequence genomic window:
- the PANK4 gene encoding 4'-phosphopantetheine phosphatase isoform X2: MQIFTWILEKSQAVSERFGSSASGTLLWTARVHCGSLTKLAYYSTVQHKVARVRSFDHSGKDIEHESPYEITVQEEITARLHFIKFENTYIETCLDFIKDHLVNTETKVLKATGGGAYKFKDLIEKKLGLKVDKEDVMTCLIKGCNFVLKNIPHEVFAYQKDSDTEFRFQTNHPNIFPYLLVNIGSGVSIVKVETEDKFEWIGGSSIGGGTFWGLGALLTKTKKFDELLQLASKGQHTNVDMLVKDVYGGAYQTLGLSGNLIASSFGKSATADKEFSKDDMAKSLLHMISNDIGQLACLYAKLHNLHKIYFGGFFIRGHPVTMRTITYSINFFSKGEVQALFLRHEGYLGAIGAFLKGAEQDNPNQYSWGENYAGSSGLMSTSPDLCPMQRARSGTFDMFEMDRLERPLVNLPLLKDPSTYIPDTVDLTDDVMARKYWLTCFEEALDGVVNRAMVSQPDSMDAAERAEKFRQKYWNKLQTLRQQPFAYGTLTVRSLLDTREHCLNEFNFPDPYSKVKQKENGIALKCFPSVIESLDSLGWEERQFALVKGLLAGNVFDWGAKAVSDVLESEPQFGFEEAKEKLQERPWLEDSYSEWIQRLKEGPPHKCALIFADNSGIDIILGVFPFVRELLSRGTEVILACNSGPALNDVTYSESLIVAERIAAMDPIIQSALTEERLLLVQTGSSSPCLDLSRLDKGLALLVRERRTDLVIIEGMGRAIHTNYYAALQCESLKLAVIKNSWLADRLGGKIFSVIFKYEVPRK; encoded by the exons ATGCAGATTTTCACTTGGATTTTGGAAAAATCACAGGCTGTGTCTGAGAGATTTGGCAGTTCAGCATCCGGAACGCTGCTGTGGACCGCAAGAGTGCATT GTGGGTCGTTAACCAAGTTGGCTTATTATTCAACTGTACAGCATAAAGTAGCAAGAGTGAGATCTTTTGATCATTCTGGAAAG GACATAGAACATGAATCTCCATATGAAATTACAGTTCAAGAGGAAATCACGGCTCGACTGCACTTCATTAAATTTGAGAACACTTACATTGAAACCTGCTTAGATTTCATTAAAGACCATCTTGTCAACACAGAAACTAAAGTGCTCAAAGCCACAGGGGGTGGTGCCTACAAATTCAAAGACCTCATTGAGAAGAAACTAGGACTGAA GGTGGATAAAGAAGATGTAATGACTTGCCTAATTAAAGGGTGTAACTTTGTGTTAAAAAATATACCCCATGAGGTGTTTGCATACCAGAAAGATTCAGATACGGAATTCCGATTTCAGACAAATCATCCAAATATTTTCCCTTATTTGCTAGTCAATATTGGCTCTGGGGTTTCTATAGTGAAG GTGGAAACAGAGGACAAATTTGAATGGATTGGAGGGAGTTCAATCGGAGGGGGAACCTTCTGGGGTCTAGGAGCTTTACTCACAAAAACAAAG AAATTTGATGAATTGCTGCAGCTTGCTTCAAAGGGACAGCATACAAATGTCGACATGCTGGTGAAAGATGTGTATGGTGGGGCCTACCAGACACTGGGGTTAAGTGGAAATCTAATAGCCAGCAGCTTTGGGAAATCTGCCACAGCAGATAAAG AATTTTCTAAAGATGATATGGCAAAGAGTTTACTGCACATGATCAGTAATGACATTGGACAGCTTGCCTGCCTCTATGCTAAACTCCATAACCTACACAAAATTTACTTCGGAGGATTCTTTATTCGGGGTCACCCAGTCACTATGCGCACAATCACCTACAGTATTAACTTCTTCTCCAAG GGAGAGGTTCAGGCATTGTTCCTGAGACATGAAGGCTACCTGGGAGCCATTGGGGCATTTTTAAAAGGAGCTGAACAAGACA ATCCCAACCAGTACAGTTGGGGAGAGAATTATGCTGGGAGTTCTGGCCTTATGAGCACTTCACCCGATCTCTGCCCCATGCAACGTGCAAGAAGTGGAACG TTTGACATGTTCGAAATGGATCGGTTGGAGCGACCGCTTGTTAACCTACCCTTGCTAAAGGACCCATCCACATACATCCCTGACACTGTTGACCTCACTGATGATGTCATGGCCAGGAAATACTGGCTCACTTGCTTTGAGGAGGCTTTGGATGGG GTAGTGAATCGTGCTATGGTCAGTCAGCCAGACTCTATGGATGCAGCTGAGCGAGCTGAAAAGTTCCGACAGAAGTATTGGAATAAGCTTCAGACACTCAGACAGCAGCCTTT TGCCTACGGCACCTTAACAGTTAGAAGTTTGTTGGATACGCGGGAACATTGTCTAAATGAATTCAACTTTCCAGATCCCTATTCAAAG GTAAAGCAGAAAGAAAATGGCATAGCGTTAAAATGTTTTCCAAGCGTAATCGAATCTTTGGATTCATTaggctgggaggagaggcagtTTGCTCTGGTGAAAGGACTTCTTGCGGGGAATGTCTTTGACTGGGGAGCAAAAGCAGTCTCAGA CGTTCTGGAATCTGAGCCACAATTTGGATTTGAAGAAGCCAAGGAAAAATTGCAAG AGCGCCCGTGGCTAGAAGATTCCTACAGTGAGTGGATACAACGACTAAAG GAAGGTCCCCCTCATAAATGTGCCTTAATTTTCGCAGATAACAGTGGAATAGACATCATTTTAGGAGTCTTCCCCTTTGTCAGAGAGCTACTCTCTAGAGGTACAGAG GTTATATTGGCTTGTAACTCTGGCCCTGCACTAAACGATGTTACCTACAGTGAATCCTTAATTGTTGCTGAGCGGATAGCAGCAATGGATCCCATTATACA ATCTGCACTGACGGAAGAGAGGTTGCTGTTGGTACAAACAGGCTCCAGTTCCCCATGTTTAGATCTGAG CCGGCTGGACAAAGGCCTGGCCCTGCTGGTCAGGGAGCGGAGGACTGACTTGGTTATAATTGAAGGGATGGGCCGCGCTATCCATACGAATTACTATGCAGCTctgcagtgtgagagcctcaaaCTTGCAGTCATCAAAAACTCATGGTTGGCTGATCGGCTGGGCGGAAAAATCTTCAGTGTCATCTTTAAGTATGAAGTGCCACGCAAGTGA
- the PANK4 gene encoding 4'-phosphopantetheine phosphatase isoform X1, which translates to MAERAGRGTSSGSDSSLDKSITLPPDEIFRNLENAKCFAIDIGGSLTKLAYYSTVQHKVARVRSFDHSGKDIEHESPYEITVQEEITARLHFIKFENTYIETCLDFIKDHLVNTETKVLKATGGGAYKFKDLIEKKLGLKVDKEDVMTCLIKGCNFVLKNIPHEVFAYQKDSDTEFRFQTNHPNIFPYLLVNIGSGVSIVKVETEDKFEWIGGSSIGGGTFWGLGALLTKTKKFDELLQLASKGQHTNVDMLVKDVYGGAYQTLGLSGNLIASSFGKSATADKEFSKDDMAKSLLHMISNDIGQLACLYAKLHNLHKIYFGGFFIRGHPVTMRTITYSINFFSKGEVQALFLRHEGYLGAIGAFLKGAEQDNPNQYSWGENYAGSSGLMSTSPDLCPMQRARSGTFDMFEMDRLERPLVNLPLLKDPSTYIPDTVDLTDDVMARKYWLTCFEEALDGVVNRAMVSQPDSMDAAERAEKFRQKYWNKLQTLRQQPFAYGTLTVRSLLDTREHCLNEFNFPDPYSKVKQKENGIALKCFPSVIESLDSLGWEERQFALVKGLLAGNVFDWGAKAVSDVLESEPQFGFEEAKEKLQERPWLEDSYSEWIQRLKEGPPHKCALIFADNSGIDIILGVFPFVRELLSRGTEVILACNSGPALNDVTYSESLIVAERIAAMDPIIQSALTEERLLLVQTGSSSPCLDLSRLDKGLALLVRERRTDLVIIEGMGRAIHTNYYAALQCESLKLAVIKNSWLADRLGGKIFSVIFKYEVPRK; encoded by the exons GTGGGTCGTTAACCAAGTTGGCTTATTATTCAACTGTACAGCATAAAGTAGCAAGAGTGAGATCTTTTGATCATTCTGGAAAG GACATAGAACATGAATCTCCATATGAAATTACAGTTCAAGAGGAAATCACGGCTCGACTGCACTTCATTAAATTTGAGAACACTTACATTGAAACCTGCTTAGATTTCATTAAAGACCATCTTGTCAACACAGAAACTAAAGTGCTCAAAGCCACAGGGGGTGGTGCCTACAAATTCAAAGACCTCATTGAGAAGAAACTAGGACTGAA GGTGGATAAAGAAGATGTAATGACTTGCCTAATTAAAGGGTGTAACTTTGTGTTAAAAAATATACCCCATGAGGTGTTTGCATACCAGAAAGATTCAGATACGGAATTCCGATTTCAGACAAATCATCCAAATATTTTCCCTTATTTGCTAGTCAATATTGGCTCTGGGGTTTCTATAGTGAAG GTGGAAACAGAGGACAAATTTGAATGGATTGGAGGGAGTTCAATCGGAGGGGGAACCTTCTGGGGTCTAGGAGCTTTACTCACAAAAACAAAG AAATTTGATGAATTGCTGCAGCTTGCTTCAAAGGGACAGCATACAAATGTCGACATGCTGGTGAAAGATGTGTATGGTGGGGCCTACCAGACACTGGGGTTAAGTGGAAATCTAATAGCCAGCAGCTTTGGGAAATCTGCCACAGCAGATAAAG AATTTTCTAAAGATGATATGGCAAAGAGTTTACTGCACATGATCAGTAATGACATTGGACAGCTTGCCTGCCTCTATGCTAAACTCCATAACCTACACAAAATTTACTTCGGAGGATTCTTTATTCGGGGTCACCCAGTCACTATGCGCACAATCACCTACAGTATTAACTTCTTCTCCAAG GGAGAGGTTCAGGCATTGTTCCTGAGACATGAAGGCTACCTGGGAGCCATTGGGGCATTTTTAAAAGGAGCTGAACAAGACA ATCCCAACCAGTACAGTTGGGGAGAGAATTATGCTGGGAGTTCTGGCCTTATGAGCACTTCACCCGATCTCTGCCCCATGCAACGTGCAAGAAGTGGAACG TTTGACATGTTCGAAATGGATCGGTTGGAGCGACCGCTTGTTAACCTACCCTTGCTAAAGGACCCATCCACATACATCCCTGACACTGTTGACCTCACTGATGATGTCATGGCCAGGAAATACTGGCTCACTTGCTTTGAGGAGGCTTTGGATGGG GTAGTGAATCGTGCTATGGTCAGTCAGCCAGACTCTATGGATGCAGCTGAGCGAGCTGAAAAGTTCCGACAGAAGTATTGGAATAAGCTTCAGACACTCAGACAGCAGCCTTT TGCCTACGGCACCTTAACAGTTAGAAGTTTGTTGGATACGCGGGAACATTGTCTAAATGAATTCAACTTTCCAGATCCCTATTCAAAG GTAAAGCAGAAAGAAAATGGCATAGCGTTAAAATGTTTTCCAAGCGTAATCGAATCTTTGGATTCATTaggctgggaggagaggcagtTTGCTCTGGTGAAAGGACTTCTTGCGGGGAATGTCTTTGACTGGGGAGCAAAAGCAGTCTCAGA CGTTCTGGAATCTGAGCCACAATTTGGATTTGAAGAAGCCAAGGAAAAATTGCAAG AGCGCCCGTGGCTAGAAGATTCCTACAGTGAGTGGATACAACGACTAAAG GAAGGTCCCCCTCATAAATGTGCCTTAATTTTCGCAGATAACAGTGGAATAGACATCATTTTAGGAGTCTTCCCCTTTGTCAGAGAGCTACTCTCTAGAGGTACAGAG GTTATATTGGCTTGTAACTCTGGCCCTGCACTAAACGATGTTACCTACAGTGAATCCTTAATTGTTGCTGAGCGGATAGCAGCAATGGATCCCATTATACA ATCTGCACTGACGGAAGAGAGGTTGCTGTTGGTACAAACAGGCTCCAGTTCCCCATGTTTAGATCTGAG CCGGCTGGACAAAGGCCTGGCCCTGCTGGTCAGGGAGCGGAGGACTGACTTGGTTATAATTGAAGGGATGGGCCGCGCTATCCATACGAATTACTATGCAGCTctgcagtgtgagagcctcaaaCTTGCAGTCATCAAAAACTCATGGTTGGCTGATCGGCTGGGCGGAAAAATCTTCAGTGTCATCTTTAAGTATGAAGTGCCACGCAAGTGA